Proteins from one Rosa chinensis cultivar Old Blush chromosome 7, RchiOBHm-V2, whole genome shotgun sequence genomic window:
- the LOC121050395 gene encoding uncharacterized protein LOC121050395, with protein MAPYEALYGKQCRTPLCWDAVGERQLIGPEIIEITTDKVKVIRERLKTAQSRQKSYADKHRKHLEFQVGDWVFLKLSPWKGVVRFGKRGKLSPRYIGPYEIVERIGLVAYRLALPPQLSQVHDVFHVSMLRKYITDPSHVLPAQPITLTEDLTYEEEPVQVLDRREQVLRSKIISLVKVLWRNHLIEEATWEPEDQMRQQYPHLFLDR; from the coding sequence atggctccctacgaagctttgtatgggaaacagtgtaggacccccttgtgttgggatgcagtgggagaaagacaacttattggtcctgAGATTATTGAAATCACAACAGATAAAGTTAAAGTGATCAGAGAGAGACTTAAGACGGCCCAAAGCAGACAGAAGAGCTACGCAGATAAACACAGGAAGcatcttgaatttcaagttggtgattgggtatttCTGAAGTTATCTCCTTGGAAGGGTGTGGTAAGGTTTGGTAAACGAGGGAAACTAAGTCCGAGATATATTGGTCCCTATGAGATTGTGGAACGAATTGGTCTTGTTGCTTATCGCTTGGCTTTACCTCCACAACTATCTCAAGTACATGATGTTTTCCATGTCTCCATGCTTCGCAAGTACATCACTGATCCTTCACATGTGTTACCAGCTCAACCCATTACACTTACAGAAGATTTAacatatgaagaagaaccagtaCAGGTCCTTGATCGTCGTGAGCAAGTACTTCGAAGTAAGATTATATCTTTGGTTAAGGTATTATGGAGGAATCACCTGAttgaagaagctacttgggaaccagaggaTCAAATGAGGCAACAGTATCCACATCTTTTCCTTGACAGGtaa
- the LOC112179243 gene encoding protein BREVIS RADIX: MFTCIACTKQPEDDGGERGSGTPSTKEAVKSLTTQIKDMALKFSGAYKQCKPCTGSSSSFKKGQRRPYPDFDTASEGVPYPYAASSSSTPAWDFTSNHQLGARSDSRFTRPYGGGGDPTRDSTCEVVLEDEDEPKEWMAQVEPGVHITFVSLPNGGNDLKRIRFSREMFNKWQAQRWWGENYDRIMELYNVQRFNRQALHTPPRSEDEPPRESFYSRMDSARESPMVPTNWTPRHHYKPSGAGSGGYFPSDGHQYNAGGSIDASRTTTSSRDEASVSISNASEVESEWVEQDEPGVYITIRQLADGTRELRRVRFSRERFGERNAKTWWEENRERIQAQYL, from the exons ATGTTTACATGCATAGCATGTACGAAGCAACCGGAAGACGACGGAGGAGAGCGTGGGAGTGGCACCCCAAGTACAAAAGAAGCCGTCAAAAGCCTGACCACGCAG ATCAAGGATATGGCATTGAAATTCTCCGGTGCGTACAAGCAATGCAAACCATGCACAGGATCAAGCAGTAGCTTCAAGAAAGGGCAAAGGAGACCTTACCCTGATTTTGATACTGCTTCTGAAGGGGTTCCATACCCTTATGCTGCAAGCTCAAGTTCTACACCTGCTTGGGACTTCACCTCTAATCATCAACTTGGTGCAAGATCAGACTCGAGATTCACTCGACCATATGGCGGTGGTGGTGATCCGACACGAGATTCAACGTGTGAGGTTGTGTTAGAGGATGAGGACGAGCCCAAGGAGTGGATGGCACAGGTTGAACCAGGAGTGCACATCACTTTTGTGTCGCTTCCTAATGGGGGAAATGATCTTAAACGAATTCGCTTCAG CCGAGAGATGTTTAACAAATGGCAAGCTCAGCGATGGTGGGGTGAGAATTATGACCGCATAATGGAGCTCTACAATGTCCAGAGATTCAACCGGCAAGCTCTTCACACTCCACCAAGGTCTGAAGATGAG CCACCAAGAGAATCCTTTTACTCGAGGATGGACTCTGCTAGAGAAAGCCCTATGGTTCCAACAAACTGGACACCACGGCACCACTACAAACCCTCTGGAGCTGGAAGCGGAGGATACTTCCCATCTGATGGTCATCAGTATAATGCAGGTGGATCTATTGATGCATCGCGAACGACAACCTCATCTAGAGATGAAGCTTCCGTCTCTATTAGCAATGCTAGTGAGGTGGAGTCCGAATGGGTTGAACAAGATGAGCCTGGGGTCTATATAACCATTCGACAGCTAGCCGATGGCACTAGGGAGCTCCGGCGTGTTAGGTTCAG TCGCGAAAGGTTTGGGGAGAGGAATGCGAAGACATGGTGGGAAGAAAACCGAGAGAGAATACAAGCTCAATACCTTTAA